ACCGAAGAAGAAACGCCGAGGTATTCGGCCAGTTCCGTCTGGCTGATACCGAATATTTCACGCCACTTGCGCATGGTTTTACCGGGGTCGGAGGAGAGGGTTATTTCTCCCGCTATCCTCTTTGCCAGGGCTTCTTTCTCCTTTTCAAGCATGTTGGTAAAGTGTTCGTCAATCGTTATAAGCTTTTCGGCAATTGCCTAACATCCCCGCCCTCAAGCTTAAAAACTCCCCGCCCTACGCTCCCCGGTGAGGCTCATGGCGATATACTTCATAGGGCTTGGCCTTTACGACGAGAGGGACACCACGCTCAAAGGGCTTGAAACCGCCAGAAAATGCGACCTGGTCTTTGCCGAGTTCTACACGTCCCTTCTGGCCGGAACAACGCTGGACAGGGTTGAGGAGCTCATCGGAAAGCCCATAAGAAGGCTCAGCAGGGAGGAGGTTGAGCTTCACTTCGAGCGCATCGTGCTGAGCGAGGCCAAGGAGAAAGACGTGGCCTTTCTGACCGCCGGCGATCCGATGGTGGCGACGACGCACTCCGACCTCAGGATAAGGGCCAAGGAGCTCGGAATCGAGAGCTACGTCATCCACGCTCCGAGCATCTACTCGGCGATAGCGATAACCGGACTGCAGATATACAAGTTCGGCAAGAGCGCAACCGTCGCTTATCCCGAGAAGAACTGGTTTCCGACGAGCCACTACGACGTGATAAGGGAGAACATGGAAAGAAACCTGCACACGATGCTCTTCCTTGACATAAAGGCCGAGCAGAACCGCTACATGACGGCCAACGAGGCGATGGAAATACTGCTCCAAGTAGAGGAGATGAAGAAAGAAAACGTCTTCACCCCAGACACGCTGGTCGTGGTTTTGGCGAGGGCTGGCTCCCTGAACCCAACGCTCAGGGCCGGCTACGTTCGGGACATGATCAAGGAGGACTTCGGAAGGCAGCCCCACGTGATGGTCGTTCCGGGTAGGCTCCACATAGTGGAGGCGGAGTACCTGGTGGCCTTCGCGGGGGCCCCGAAAGAGATACTCGACGGAATCTAGCGAAAGCTTTATATTTCTCTCCACAT
This genomic window from Thermococcus celericrescens contains:
- the dph5 gene encoding diphthine synthase, with translation MAIYFIGLGLYDERDTTLKGLETARKCDLVFAEFYTSLLAGTTLDRVEELIGKPIRRLSREEVELHFERIVLSEAKEKDVAFLTAGDPMVATTHSDLRIRAKELGIESYVIHAPSIYSAIAITGLQIYKFGKSATVAYPEKNWFPTSHYDVIRENMERNLHTMLFLDIKAEQNRYMTANEAMEILLQVEEMKKENVFTPDTLVVVLARAGSLNPTLRAGYVRDMIKEDFGRQPHVMVVPGRLHIVEAEYLVAFAGAPKEILDGI